The Tubulanus polymorphus chromosome 1, tnTubPoly1.2, whole genome shotgun sequence genome contains a region encoding:
- the LOC141907166 gene encoding uncharacterized protein LOC141907166 isoform X5: protein MGTRVAILFLSCVGLSAGFLFKFGGRNRNPPAPSIEGYRRRNGDCFGHDIKHVTRITNLNTCKSTCDRMPNCKGFVSTKSTPYQCWYKNTNCLILNNLFAGKNRLTYDKTVSPRCGSAPRCPTNAYCDRSLKQCVCRRGFTLSSDGKSCQPACSCQGSGDPHYRTYDGIMINFYGICKYTLTKSIDDSGPCAFNVEVKNERRGWNRRVSYTRLVDVKFGGKRFRLHQRSNLFVDKSTTATALPYKFKDASIIREGRKIVFLAEKCGIRVSFDGRSSVEVEVPRKYSNKMIGLCGNCNGNRNDDLTTLEGRNVAGRRNAQSLVGVSYSVPDDSDKPAANCKAVPPIDVEIKCDAARLRDIDKPFVCGYFKKGPFAKCIKSGKVDSKSMYESCRTDVCAYPKNQERKMACDMLTEFADQCIKVGFYPNWRTRNFCPLWCPTNSAYRHKMKACQNNCKDNNAESKCQAQDIEGCACKQGFILAGPSGDRCIRKSDCRKPPPPPPTQPAPPPPPCGRKCPLQSYCDRSSKECQCKRGFSFNSDRTACEPACVCRGSGDPHYRTYDGIMINFYGICKYTLTKSIDEDTACAFKVEVKNERRGRNRRVSYTRLVDVKFGGKRFRLHQHSNLFVGDSNTAATLPYIDGDRQNVFIRREGRTIVFTSSKCGIRVSFDGRHSVEVQVPRKYKAKMTGICGDCDGSKTNDLTTYEGKNVKGRRNAQNLVGVSFSVPDDSDRPSTNCKKVPTVDVEIKCDAARKKDIDKPNVCGYFKTGPFDACIKSEKVDVNALYKNCITDVCAYPKEQESKIACAMLSAFADTCIGFGFYPNWRRQNFCQMSCPANSEYQYRMLVCQNNCQDNEAEDNCEAPDVEGCACKDGFILDRPSGIRCIKRIDCGKPAPPAPTQNVVTLPPVTKPAEIKPPGTRPTTKESTIQKCIDSLPGDFCKTVKLKGQCDDPVARSTCMKSCDEDCQPTPQPPQTTLKTPATKECENKISHKYCEFFELAGQCNDEKIKRNCPQDCDPVCKKKNPNNEGYGKAMPCKDNLPGDACAGMKQLCGNAVILAMCHKTCHPQCVCDNKLPRKICHGLHKNGFCSNRNVLISCRSICDPACQRIPGKPKPTPPDMPLDIKTCADNLPDNVCEISLKSLCERPLLQRICQKTCMKSCITYPPPNPPGPPNPPAPGPYCSNTLPGKFCDLLKLGGMCGNRNVKVTCRKVCDDYCTTEPEPGKPKPPPPPKETPEEIPCLDNLPLDMCSNMEKVGFCKNMVVTNLCQKSCKPQCSNPQPTPNPPGPPNPPAPGPYCSNTLPGKFCDLLKLGGMCGSRNVKVTCRKVCDDYCTTEPELGKPKPPPPPKENPEEIPCLDNLPLDMCSNMEKAGFCKNMVVTNLCQKSCKPQCSNPQPTPNPPGPPNPPGPPNPPVPGPYCSNTLPGKFCDLLKLGGMCGNRNVKVTCRKVCDDYCTTEPEPGKPKPPPPPKETTEEIPCLDNLPLDMCSNMEKVGFCQNMVVTNLCQKSCKPQCNNPHPPPNPPGPPNPPAPGPYCSNTLPGKFCDLLKLGGMCGNRNVKVTCRKVCDDYCTTEPEPGKPKPPPPPKETPEEIPCLDNLPLDMCSNMEKVGFCQNMVVTNLCQKSCKPQCNNPHPPPNPPSPPNPPGPPNPPAPGPYCSNTLPGKFCDLLKLGGMCGNRNVKVTCRKVCDDYCTTEPEPGKPKPPPPPKETPEEIPCLDNLPLDMCSNMEKVGFCKNMVVTNLCQKSCKPQCSNPQPTPNPPGPPNPPAPGPYCSNTLPGKFCDLLKLGGMCGSRNVKVTCRKVCDDYCTTEPEPGKPKPPPPPKENPEEIPCLDNLPLDMCSNMEKVGFCKNMVVTNLCQKSCKPQCSNPQPTPNPPGPPNPPGPPNPPVPGPYCSNTLPGKFCDLLKLGGMCGNRNVKVTCRKVCDDYCTTEPEPGKPKPPPPPKETPEEIPCLDNLPLDMCSNMEKVGFCQNMVVTNLCQKSCKPQCNNPHPPPNPPSPPNPPGPPNPPAPGPYCSNTLPGKFCDLLKLGGMCGNRNVKVTCRKVCDDYCTTEPEPGKPKPPPPPKETPEEIPCLDNLPLDMCSNMEKVGFCQNMVVTNLCQKSCKPQCSNPQPTPNPPGPPNPPGPPNPPVPGPYCSNTLPGKFCDLLKLGGMCGNRNVKVTCRKVCDDYCTTEPEPGKPKPPPPPKETPEEIPCLDNLPLDMCSNMEKVGFCQNMVVANLCQKSCKPQCNNPHPPPNPPGPPNPPAPGPYCSNTLPGKFCDLLKLGGMCGNRNVKVTCRKVCDDYCTTEPEPGKPKPLPPPKETPEEIPCLDNLPLDMCSNMEKVGFCQNMVVTNICQKSCKSQCNNPHPPPNPPSPPNPPGPPNPPAPGPYCSNTLPGKFCDLLKLGGMCGNRNVKVTCRKVCDDYCTTEPEPGKPKPPPPPKETPEEIPCLDNLPLDMCSNMEKVGFCKNMVVTNLCQKSCKPQCSNPQPTPNPPGPPNPPGPPNPPVPGPYCSNTLPGKFCDLLKLGGMCGNRNVKVTCRKVCDDYCTTEPEPGKPKPPPPPKETPEEIPCLDNLPLDMCSNMEKVGFCQNMVVANLCQKSCKPQCNNPHPPPNPPGPPNPPAPGPYCSNTLPGKFCDLLKLGGMCGSRNVKVTCRKVCDDYCTTEPEPGKPKPPPPPKETPEEIPCLDNLPLDMCSNMEKVGFCQNMVVTNLCQKSCKPQCNNPQPTPNPPGPPNPPGPPNPPAPGPYCSNTLPGKFCDLLKLGGMCGNRNVKVTCRKVCDDYCTTEPEPGKPKPPPPPKETPEEIPCLDNLPLDMCSNMEKVGFCKNMVVTNLCQKSCKPQCSNPQPTPNPPGPPNPPGPPNPPVPGPYCSNTLPGKFCDLLKLGGMCGNRNVKVTCRKVCDDYCTTEPEPGKPKPPPPPKETPEEIPCLDNLPLDMCSNMEKVGFCQNMVVANLCQKSCKPQCNNPHPPPNPPGPPNPPAPGPYCSNTLPGKFCDLLKLGGMCGSRNVKVTCRKVCDDYCTTEPEPGKPKPPPPPKETPEEIPCLDNLPLDMCSNMEKVGFCQNMVVTNLCQKSCKPQCNNPQPTPNPPGPPNPPGPPNPPAPGPYCSNTLPGKFCDLLKLGGMCGNRNVKVTCRKVCDDYCTTEPEPGKPKPPPPPKETPEEIPCLDNLPLDMCSNMEKVGFCKNMVVTNLCQKSCKPQCSNPQPTPNPPGPPNPPGPPNPPVPGPYCSNTLPGKFCDLLKLGGMCGNRNVKVTCRKVCDDYCTTEPEPGKPKPPPPPKETPEEIPCLDNLPLDMCSNMEKVGFCQNMVVANLCQKSCKPQCNNPHPPPNPPGPPNPPAPGPYCSNTLPGKFCDLLKLGGMCGSRNVKVTCRKVCDDYCTTEPEPGKPKPPPPPKETPEEIPCLDNLPLDMCSNMEKVGFCQNMVVTNLCQKSCKPQCNNPQPTPNPPGPPNPPGPPNPPAPGPYCSNTLPGKFCDLLKLGGMCGNRNVKVTCRKVCDDYCTTEPEPGKPKPPPPPKETPEEIPCLDNLPLDMCSNMEKVGFCQNMVVTNICQKSCKSQCNNPHPPPNPPSPPNPPGPPNPPAPGPYCSNTLPGKFCDLLKLGGMCGNRNVKVTCRKVCDDYCTTEPEPGKPKPPPPPKETPEEIPCLDNLPLDMCSNMEKVGFCQNMVVTNLCQKSCKPECNKPFPSPGTTSAPQKSCKNSLSEQLCLMLKHNCHRPCIRTLCAATCGMKCNGCSDRAKTETCHILKTQLSCSNPIMQSVCSKSCRSCA from the exons ATGGGTACACGTGTTGCAATATTGTTCCTTAGCTGTGTTGGGTTGAGTGCTG GgtttctgttcaaatttgGTGGGCGGAATCGTAACCCTCCTG CTCCATCGATTGAGGGTTATAGAAGACGAAATGGTGACTGCTTTGGTCATGACATCAAACACGTAACCAGGATTACTAATTTGAATACATGTAAATCGACATGCGACCGGATGCCGAACTGTAAAGGTTTCGTCTCAACGAAATCAACTCCGTATCAATGTTGgtacaaaaatacaaattgtCTGATTTTGAACAATCTATTTGCGGGGAAAAATAGATTAACCTACGACAAAACTGTTTCCCCAC gTTGCGGTAGTGCTCCTAGGTGTCCAACAAATGCTTATTGCGATCGTTCACTCAAACAATGTGTATGCCGACGAGGTTTTACTTTGAGTTCAGATGGAAAATCCTGCCAAC CTGCATGTTCCTGCCAAGGTTCCGGCGACCCCCATTACCGAACGTACGATGGTATCATGATCAACTTCTACGGCATTTGTAAATACACGTTGACCAAATCGATTGACGACTCCGGACCGTGTGCATTCAACGTTGAAGTTAAGAACGAGAGACGAGGTTGGAACAGACGTGTATCGTACACAAGACTCGTTGATGTAAAATTCGGCGGGAAAAGATTCAGACTCCATCAGCGTAGCAATTTATTT GTTGATAAATCCACTACGGCTACCGCATTGCCATATAAATTCAAAGACGCCTCGATTATTAGAGAAGGACGAAAGATTGTTTTCTTGGCAGAAAAATGTGGTATACGAGTATCATTCGACGGAAGGAGTTCGGTTGAGGTAGAAGTACCCCGAAAATATTCGAATAAGATGATCG GTTTATGCGGGAACTGCAATGGAAATAGGAACGATGATTTAACCACATTGGAGGGACGAAACGTCGCAGGAAGACGAAATGCACAAAGTCTTGTTGGTGTCAGTTATTCTGTTCCCGACGATTCGGACAAGCCAGCAGCCAA TTGTAAAGCTGTTCCACCTATCGATGTAGAAATCAAGTGCGATGCTGCCAGGCTCAGAGATATCGATAAGCCATTTGTTTGTGGATACTTTAAGAAAGGGCCCTTCGCCAAATGTATTAAATCTGGAAAG GTTGACTCGAAATCTATGTATGAAAGCTGTAGAACTGATGTTTGCGCTTATCCTAAAAACCAGGAAAGAAAAATGGCTTGCGACATGCTGACAGAATTTGCCGATCAATGCATAAAGGTTGGATTTTATCCGAACTGGAGAACGCGAAATTTTTGTC CTCTTTGGTGCCCTACAAATTCTGCATATCGGCATAAAATGAAGGCTTGCCAGAATAATTGTAAAGATAACAATGCAGAAAGCAAATGTCAAGCACAAGATATCGAAGGTTGTGCCTGCAAACAAGGATTTATCTTGGCAGGTCCATCTGGAGATCGTTGTATTAGAAAATCCGATTGTAGAA AGCCACCGCCTCCACCTCCAACTCAACCAGCTCCGCCGCCACCAC CATGTGGTAGAAAATGTCCGCTTCAGTCATACTGTGATAGATCATCCAAAGAATGCCAATGCAAACGGGGATTTAGCTTCAATTCAGATAGGACTGCATGTGAAC CTGCCTGTGTTTGCCGAGGTTCTGGTGATCCTCACTACAGAACCTACGATGGTATTATGATCAACTTCTACGGTATTTGTAAATACACGTTGACCAAGTCGATTGATGAAGACACTGCATGTGCGTTCAAAGTGGaagttaaaaatgaaagacgAGGTCGGAATAGACGCGTATCTTATACAAGACTTGTTGATGTTAAATTCGGTGGAAAACGATTCAGACTTCATCAGCATAGCAATTTATTT GTTGGAGATTCTAATACGGCAGCAACGCTACCATATATCGATGGAGATCGGCAGAACGTTTTCATTCGTAGAGAAGGAAGAACGATAGTTTTCACATCGAGTAAATGCGGCATACGGGTGTCGTTTGACGGTCGCCATTCCGTCGAGGTCCAAGTGCCCAGGAAATATAAAGCCAAAATGACAG GTATCTGTGGTGATTGCGATGGAAGTAAAACGAATGATTTGACAACATACGAAGGAAAAAATGTAAAGGGTCGCAGAAATGCTCAAAATTTAGTCGGTGTCAGCTTCTCTGTACCAGATGACTCGGATCGCCCATCAACTAA TTGTAAGAAAGTACCAACTGTCGATgtggaaataaaatgtgaCGCTGCCAGGAAGAAAGATATCGATAAGCCAAATGTCTGTGGTTATTTTAAGACCGGACCCTTTGACGCGTGTATCAAATCTGAAAAG gTTGATGTCAACGCGCTATACAAGAATTGCATTACGGATGTGTGCGCTTACCCAAAAGAACAAGAAAGCAAAATAGCTTGTGCAATGTTGTCAGCTTTTGCCGACACTTGTATTGGATTTGGATTCTACCCAAATTGGCGCAGACAAAATTTCTGTC AGATGTCATGCCCAGCCAACTCTGAATATCAGTACCGAATGCTGGTGTGTCAAAATAATTGCCAGGACAATGAAGCTGAAGATAACTGCGAGGCTCCTGATGTTGAAGGTTGTGCTTGTAAAGATGGTTTTATACTAGACAGACCGTCTGGAATCAGATGCATAAAAAGGATTGATTGTGGAA AACCTGCTCCTCCTGCACCTACCCAAAATGTCGTCACATTGCCGCCGGTAACGAAACCAGCGGAGATAAAGCCTCCTGGTACACGACCGACAACGAAAGAATCCAcaattcaaaaatgtattgACAGTTTACCAGGTGACTTCTGCAAAACCGTGAAACTAAAAGGACAGTGTGATGATCCAGTCGCCCGATCAACGTGCATGAAATCTTGTGACGAAGATTGTCAGCCGACGCCACAGCCACCACAGACTACGTTGAAAACGCCAGCAACCAAGGAATgcgaaaataaaatttcacaCAAATATTGCGAGTTCTTTGAACTGGCTGGACAGTGCAACGATGAAAAGATTAAAAGAAATTGTCCACAAGATTGTGATCCTGTTTGCAAAAAGAAGAATCCAAACAACGAAGGTTATGGTAAAGCAATGCCGTGTAAGGACAACCTTCCTGGTGACGCGTGTGCTGGTATGAAGCAACTTTGTGGAAACGCAGTTATCCTTGCCATGTGCCACAAAACTTGTCATCCTCAGTGTGTTTGCGACAATAAATTGCCAAGAAAGATTTGTCACGGATTACATAAAAATGGGTTCTGTAGCAACAGAAACGTGCTTATCTCTTGTCGAAGCATATGCGATCCAGCTTGTCAACGGATACCTGGTAAACCAAAACCGACACCACCTGATATGCCACTGGATATCAAGACGTGCGCAGACAACCTTCCTGACAACGTatgtgaaatatcattgaaatctCTCTGTGAAAGGCCTTTACTTCAACGTATTTGCCAGAAGACCTGCATGAAATCGTGTATTACCT ATCCACCGCCCAATCCACCAGGCCCACCAAATCCGCCAGCTCCGGGTCCTTATTGCTCAAACACTTTGCCAGGAAAGTTCTGTGATTTATTGAAACTCGGAGGAATGTGTGGAAATCGTAACGTAAAGGTCACTTGTCGTAAAGTATGCGATGATTATTGTACGACTGAACCAGAACCGGGAAAGCCGAAACCACCTCCACCACCAAAAGAAACCCCGGAAGAAATTCCTTGCTTGGACAATCTACCATTGGATATGTGCAGCAATATGGAAAAAGTTGGATTCTGCAAAAATATGGTCGTAACCAATCTTTGCCAGAAGTCTTGCAAACCACAATGCAGCAACCCAC aaCCGACCCCGAATCCGCCAGGCCCACCAAATCCGCCAGCTCCGGGTCCTTATTGCTCAAACACTTTGCCAGGAAAGTTCTGTGATTTATTGAAACTCGGAGGAATGTGTGGAAGTCGTAACGTAAAGGTCACTTGTCGTAAAGTATGCGATGATTATTGTACGACTGAACCAGAACTGGGAAAACCGAAACCACCTCCACCACCAAAAGAAAACCCGGAAGAAATTCCTTGCTTGGACAATCTACCATTGGATATGTGCAGCAATATGGAAAAAGCTGGATTCTGCAAAAATATGGTCGTAACCAATCTTTGCCAGAAGTCTTGCAAACCACAATGCAGCAACCCAC aaCCGACCCCGAATCCACCCGGTCCTCCGAATCCGCCAGGCCCACCAAATCCGCCAGTTCCGGGTCCTTATTGCTCAAACACTTTGCCAGGAAAGTTCTGTGATTTATTGAAACTCGGAGGAATGTGTGGAAATCGTAACGTAAAGGTCACTTGTCGTAAAGTATGCGATGATTATTGTACGACTGAACCAGAACCGGGAAAGCCGAAACCACCTCCACCACCAAAAGAAACCACGGAAGAAATTCCTTGCTTGGACAACCTACCATTGGATATGTGCAGCAATATGGAAAAAGTTGGATTCTGTCAAAATATGGTCGTCACTAATCTTTGCCAGAAGTCTTGCAAACCACAATGCAACAACCCAC ATCCACCTCCGAATCCGCCAGGCCCACCAAATCCGCCAGCTCCGGGTCCTTATTGCTCAAACACTTTGCCGGGAAAGTTCTGTGATTTATTGAAACTCGGAGGAATGTGTGGAAATCGTAACGTAAAGGTCACTTGTCGTAAAGTATGCGATGATTATTGTACGACTGAACCAGAACCGGGAAAACCGAAACCACCTCCACCACCAAAAGAAACCCCGGAAGAAATTCCTTGCTTGGACAACCTACCATTGGATATGTGCAGCAATATGGAAAAAGTTGGATTCTGTCAAAATATGGTCGTCACTAATCTTTGCCAGAAGTCTTGCAAACCACAATGCAACAACCCAC ATCCACCTCCGAATCCGCCAAGCCCACCGAATCCGCCAGGTCCACCAAATCCGCCAGCTCCGGGTCCTTATTGCTCAAACACTTTGCCAGGAAAGTTCTGTGATTTATTGAAACTCGGAGGAATGTGTGGAAATCGTAACGTAAAGGTCACTTGTCGTAAAGTATGCGATGATTATTGTACGACTGAACCAGAACCGGGAAAGCCGAAACCACCTCCACCACCAAAAGAAACCCCGGAAGAAATTCCTTGCTTGGACAATCTACCATTGGATATGTGCAGCAATATGGAAAAAGTTGGATTCTGCAAAAATATGGTCGTAACCAATCTTTGCCAGAAGTCTTGCAAACCACAATGCAGCAACCCAC aaCCGACCCCGAATCCGCCAGGCCCACCAAATCCGCCAGCTCCGGGTCCTTATTGCTCAAACACTTTGCCAGGAAAGTTCTGTGATTTATTGAAACTCGGAGGAATGTGTGGAAGTCGTAACGTAAAGGTCACTTGTCGTAAAGTATGCGATGATTATTGTACGACTGAACCAGAACCGGGAAAACCGAAACCACCTCCACCACCAAAAGAAAACCCGGAAGAAATTCCTTGCTTGGACAATCTACCATTGGATATGTGCAGCAATATGGAAAAAGTTGGATTCTGCAAAAATATGGTCGTAACCAATCTTTGCCAGAAGTCTTGCAAACCACAATGCAGCAACCCAC aaCCGACCCCGAATCCACCCGGTCCTCCGAATCCGCCAGGCCCACCAAATCCGCCAGTTCCGGGTCCTTATTGCTCAAACACTTTGCCAGGAAAGTTCTGTGATTTATTGAAACTCGGAGGAATGTGTGGAAATCGTAACGTAAAG GTCACTTGTCGTAAAGTATGCGATGATTATTGTACGACTGAACCAGAACCGGGAAAACCGAAACCACCTCCACCACCAAAAGAAACCCCGGAAGAAATTCCTTGCTTGGACAACCTACCATTGGATATGTGCAGCAATATGGAAAAAGTTGGATTCTGTCAAAATATGGTCGTCACTAATCTTTGCCAGAAGTCTTGCAAACCACAATGCAACAACCCAC ATCCACCTCCGAATCCGCCAAGCCCACCGAATCCGCCAGGTCCACCAAATCCGCCAGCTCCGGGTCCTTATTGCTCAAACACTTTGCCAGGAAAGTTCTGTGATTTATTGAAACTCGGAGGAATGTGTGGAAATCGTAACGTAAAGGTCACTTGTCGTAAAGTATGCGATGATTATTGTACGACTGAACCAGAACCGGGAAAACCGAAACCACCTCCACCACCAAAAGAAACCCCGGAAGAAATTCCTTGCTTGGACAATCTACCATTGGATATGTGCAGCAATATGGAAAAAGTTGGATTCTGTCAAAATATGGTCGTAACCAATCTTTGCCAGAAGTCTTGCAAACCACAATGCAGCAACCCAC aaCCGACCCCGAATCCACCCGGTCCTCCGAATCCGCCAGGCCCACCAAATCCGCCAGTTCCGGGTCCTTATTGCTCAAACACTTTGCCAGGAAAGTTCTGTGATTTATTGAAACTCGGAGGAATGTGTGGAAATCGTAACGTAAAGGTCACTTGTCGTAAAGTATGCGATGATTATTGTACGACTGAACCAGAACCGGGAAAGCCGAAACCACCTCCACCACCAAAAGAAACCCCGGAAGAAATTCCTTGCTTGGACAACCTACCATTGGATATGTGCAGCAATATGGAAAAAGTTGGATTCTGTCAAAATATGGTCGTCGCTAATCTTTGCCAGAAGTCTTGCAAACCACAATGCAACAACCCAC ATCCGCCACCGAATCCGCCAGGCCCACCAAATCCGCCAGCTCCTGGTCCTTATTGCTCAAACACTTTGCCGGGAAAGTTCTGTGATTTACTGAAACTCGGAGGAATGTGTGGAAATCGTAACGTAAAGGTCACTTGTCGTAAAGTATGCGATGATTATTGTACGACTGAACCAGAACCGGGAAAACCGAAACCACTTCCACCACCAAAAGAAACCCCGGAAGAAATTCCTTGCTTGGACAACCTACCATTGGATATGTGCAGCAATATGGAAAAAGTTGGATTCTGTCAAAATATGGTCGTCACTAATATTTGCCAGAAGTCTTGCAAATCACAATGCAACAACCCAC ATCCACCTCCGAATCCGCCAAGCCCACCGAATCCGCCAGGTCCACCAAATCCGCCAGCTCCGGGTCCTTATTGCTCAAACACTTTGCCAGGAAAGTTCTGTGATTTATTGAAACTCGGAGGAATGTGTGGAAATCGTAACGTAAAGGTCACTTGTCGTAAAGTATGCGATGATTATTGTACGACTGAACCAGAACCGGGAAAACCGAAACCACCTCCACCACCAAAAGAAACCCCGGAAGAAATTCCTTGCTTGGACAATCTACCATTGGATATGTGCAGCAATATGGAAAAAGTTGGATTCTGCAAAAATATGGTCGTAACCAATCTTTGCCAGAAGTCTTGCAAACCACAATGCAGCAACCCAC aaCCGACCCCGAATCCACCCGGTCCTCCGAATCCGCCAGGCCCACCAAATCCGCCAGTTCCGGGTCCTTATTGCTCAAACACTTTGCCAGGAAAGTTCTGTGATTTATTGAAACTCGGAGGAATGTGTGGAAATCGTAACGTAAAGGTCACTTGTCGTAAAGTATGCGATGATTATTGTACGACTGAACCAGAACCGGGAAAGCCGAAACCACCTCCACCACCAAAAGAAACCCCGGAAGAAATTCCTTGCTTGGACAACCTACCATTGGATATGTGCAGCAATATGGAAAAAGTTGGATTCTGTCAAAATATGGTCGTCGCTAATCTTTGCCAGAAGTCTTGCAAACCACAATGCAACAACCCAC ATCCGCCACCGAATCCGCCAGGCCCACCAAATCCGCCAGCTCCTGGTCCTTATTGCTCAAACACTTTGCCGGGAAAGTTCTGTGATTTATTGAAACTCGGAGGAATGTGTGGAAGTCGTAACGTAAAGGTCACTTGTCGTAAAGTGTGCGATGATTATTGTACGACTGAACCAGAACCGGGAAAGCCGAAACCACCTCCACCACCAAAAGAAACCCCGGAAGAAATTCCTTGCTTGGACAATCTACCATTGGATATGTGCAGCAATATGGAAAAAGTTGGATTCTGTCAAAATATGGTCGTCACTAATCTTTGCCAGAAGTCTTGCAAACCACAATGCAACAACCCAC aacCGACGCCGAATCCACCCGGTCCTCCGAATCCGCCAGGCCCACCAAATCCGCCAGCTCCTGGTCCTTATTGCTCAAACACTTTGCCGGGAAAGTTCTGTGATTTACTGAAACTCGGAGGAATGTGTGGAAATCGTAACGTAAAGGTCACTTGTCGTAAAGTATGCGATGATTATTGTACGACTGAACCAGAACCGGGAAAACCGAAACCACCTCCACCACCAAAAGAAACCCCGGAAGAAATTCCTTGCTTGGACAATCTACCATTGGATATGTGCAGCAATATGGAAAAAGTTGGATTCTGCAAAAATATGGTCGTAACCAATCTTTGCCAGAAGTCTTGCAAACCACAATGCAGCAACCCAC aaCCGACCCCGAATCCACCCGGTCCTCCGAATCCGCCAGGCCCACCAAATCCGCCAGTTCCGGGTCCTTATTGCTCAAACACTTTGCCAGGAAAGTTCTGTGATTTATTGAAACTCGGAGGAATGTGTGGAAATCGTAACGTAAAGGTCACTTGTCGTAAAGTATGCGATGATTATTGTACGACTGAACCAGAACCGGGAAAGCCGAAACCACCTCCACCACCAAAAGAAACCCCGGAAGAAATTCCTTGCTTGGACAACCTACCATTGGATATGTGCAGCAATATGGAAAAAGTTGGATTCTGTCAAAATATGGTCGTCGCTAATCTTTGCCAGAAGTCTTGCAAACCACAATGCAACAACCCAC ATCCGCCACCGAATCCGCCAGGCCCACCAAATCCGCCAGCTCCTGGTCCTTATTGCTCAAACACTTTGCCGGGAAAGTTCTGTGATTTATTGAAACTCGGAGGAATGTGTGGAAGTCGTAACGTAAAGGTCACTTGTCGTAAAGTGTGCGATGATTATTGTACGACTGAACCAGAACCGGGAAAGCCGAAACCACCTCCACCACCAAAAGAAACCCCGGAAGAAATTCCTTGCTTGGACAATCTACCATTGGATATGTGCAGCAATATGGAAAAAGTTGGATTCTGTCAAAATATGGTCGTCACTAATCTTTGCCAGAAGTCTTGCAAACCACAATGCAACAACCCAC aacCGACGCCGAATCCACCCGGTCCTCCGAATCCGCCAGGCCCACCAAATCCGCCAGCTCCTGGTCCTTATTGCTCAAACACTTTGCCGGGAAAGTTCTGTGATTTACTGAAACTCGGAGGAATGTGTGGAAATCGTAACGTAAAGGTCACTTGTCGTAAAGTATGCGATGATTATTGTACGACTGAACCAGAACCGGGAAAACCGAAACCACCTCCACCACCAAAAGAAACCCCGGAAGAAATTCCTTGCTTGGACAACCTACCATTGGATATGTGCAGCAATATGGAAAAAGTTGGATTCTGCAAAAATATGGTCGTAACCAATCTTTGCCAGAAGTCTTGCAAACCACAATGCAGCAACCCAC aaCCGACCCCGAATCCACCCGGTCCTCCGAATCCGCCAGGCCCACCAAATCCGCCAGTTCCGGGTCCTTATTGCTCAAACACTTTGCCAGGAAAGTTCTGTGATTTATTGAAACTCGGAGGAATGTGTGGAAATCGTAACGTAAAGGTCACTTGTCGTAAAGTATGCGATGATTATTGTACGACTGAACCAGAACCGGGAAAACCGAAACCACCTCCACCACCAAAAGAAACCCCGGAAGAAATTCCTTGCTTGGACAACCTACCATTGGATATGTGCAGCAATATGGAAAAAGTTGGATTCTGTCAAAATATGGTCGTCGCTAATCTTTGCCAGAAGTCTTGCAAACCACAATGCAACAACCCAC ATCCGCCACCGAATCCGCCAGGCCCACCAAATCCGCCAGCTCCTGGTCCTTATTGCTCAAACACTTTGCCGGGAAAGTTCTGTGATTTATTGAAACTCGGAGGAATGTGTGGAAGTCGTAACGTAAAGGTCACTTGTCGTAAAGTGTGCGATGATTATTGTACGACTGAACCAGAACCGGGAAAGCCGAAACCACCTCCACCACCAAAAGAAACCCCGGAAGAAATTCCTTGCTTGGACAATCTACCATTGGATATGTGCAGCAATATGGAAAAAGTTGGATTCTGTCAAAATATGGTCGTCACTAATCTTTGCCAGAAGTCTTGCAAACCACAATGCAACAACCCAC aacCGACGCCGAATCCACCCGGTCCTCCGAATCCGCCAGGCCCACCAAATCCGCCAGCTCCTGGTCCTTATTGCTCAAACACTTTGCCGGGAAAGTTCTGTGATTTACTGAAACTCGGAGGAATGTGTGGAAATCGTAACGTAAAGGTCACTTGTCGTAAAGTATGCGATGATTATTGTACGACTGAACCAGAACCGGGAAAACCGAAACCACCTCCACCACCAAAAGAAACCCCGGAAGAAATTCCTTGCTTGGACAACCTACCATTGGATATGTGCAGCAATATGGAAAAAGTTGGATTCTGTCAAAATATGGTCGTCACTAATATTTGCCAGAAGTCTTGCAAATCACAATGCAACAACCCAC ATCCACCTCCGAATCCGCCAAGCCCACCGAATCCGCCAGGTCCACCAAATCCGCCAGCTCCGGGTCCTTATTGCTCAAACACTTTGCCAGGAAAGTTCTGTGATTTATTGAAACTCGGAGGAATGTGTGGAAATCGTAACGTAAAGGTCACTTGTCGTAAAGTATGCGATGATTATTGTACGACTGAACCAGAACCGGGAAAACCGAAACCACCTCCACCACCAAAAGAAACCCCGGAAGAAATTCCTTGCCTGGACAATCTACCATTGGATATGTGCAGCAATATGGAAAAAGTTGGATTCTGTCAAAATATGGTCGTCACTAATCTTTGCCAGAAGTCTTGCAAACCAGAATGCAACAAACCAT TTCCAAGTCCAGGCACAACGTCAGCTCCGCAGAAGTCATGTAAAAATTCGTTATCTGAACAACTGTGTTTGATGCTGAAACATAATTGTCACAGACCTTGTATTCGAACGTTATGTGCTGCAACTTGCGGGATGAAATGCAAtg GTTGTTCTGATAGAGCCAAAACTGAAACTTGTCATATTCTGAAGACGCAACTTAGCTGTTCTAATCCGATTATGCAATCCGTTTGTAGTAAATCCTGTCGTTCATGTGCTTGA